A genome region from Macaca fascicularis isolate 582-1 chromosome 3, T2T-MFA8v1.1 includes the following:
- the RHBDD2 gene encoding rhomboid domain-containing protein 2, whose amino-acid sequence MAASGPGCRSWCLCPEVPSATFFTALLSLLVSGPRLFLLQPPLAPSGLTLKSEALRNWQVYRLVTYIFVYENPISLLCGAIIIWRFAGNFERTVGTVRHCFFTVIFAIFSAIIFLSFEAVSSLSKLGEVEDARGFTPVAFAMLGVTTVRSRMRRALVFGMVVPSVLVPWLLLGASWLIPQTSFLSNVCGLSIGLAYGLTYCYSIDLSERVALKLDQTFPFSLMRRISVFKYISGSSAERRAAQSRKLNPVPGSYPTQSCHPHLSPNHPVSQTQHASGQKLASWPSCTPGHMPTLPPYQPASGLCYVQNHFGPNPTSSSVYPASAGTSLGVQPPTPVNSPGTVYSGALGTPGAAGSKESSRVPMP is encoded by the exons ATGGCGGCCTCGGGGCCCGGGTGTCGCAGCTGGTGCTTGTGTCCCGAGGTGCCATCCGCCACCTTCTTCACTGCGTTGCTCTCGCTGCTGGTTTCCGGGCCTCGTCTGTTCCTGCTGCAGCCGCCCCTGGCGCCCTCGGGACTCACGCTGAAGTCCGAGGCCCTGCGCAACTGGCAAG TTTACAGGCTGGTAACCTACATCTTTGTCTACGAGAATCCCATCTCCCTGCTCTGTGGCGCTATCATCATCTGGCGCTTTGCTGGCAATTTCGAGAGAACCGTGGGCACCGTCCGCCACTGCTTCTTCACCGTGATCTTTGCCATCTTCTCTGCTATCATCTTCCTGTCATTCGAGGCTGTGTCATCACTGTCGAAGCTGGGAGAAGTGGAGGATGCCAGAGGTTTCACCCCAGTGGCCTTTGCCATGCTAGGAGTCACCACCGTCCGTTCTCGGATGAGGCGGGCCCTGGTGTTTGGCATGGTTGTGCCCTCAGTCCTGGTTCCATGGCTGCTGCTGGGCGCCTCGTGGCTCATTCCCCAGACCTCTTTCCTCAGTAATGTCTGTGGGCTGTCCATCGGGCTGGCCT ATGGCCTCACGTACTGCTATTCCATCGACCTCTCAGAGCGAGTGGCGCTGAAGCTCGATCAGACCTTCCCCTTCAGCCTGATGAGGAGGATATCCGTGTTCAAGTACATCTCAGGGTCTTCAGCCGAAAGGAGGGCAGCCCAGAGCCGGAA GCTGAACCCGGTGCCCGGCTCCTACCCCACACAGAGCTGCCACCCTCATCTGTCCCCAAACCACCCTGTGTCCCAGACGCAGCACGCCAGTGGTCAGAAGCTGGCCTCCTGGCCCTCCTGCACCCCCGGGCACATGCCCACCTTGCCTCCGTACCAGCCTGCCTCTGGCCTGTGCTATGTGCAGAACCACTTTGGTCCAAACCCCACCTCCTCCAGTGTCTACCCGGCTTCTGCAGGCACCTCCCTGGGTGTCCAGCCCCCCACCCCTGTGAACAGCCCTGGCACAGTGTATTCTGGGGCCTTGGGCACTCCGGGGGCTGCAGGCTCCAAGGAGTCCTCCAGGGTCCCCATGCCCTGA